In the Aphelocoma coerulescens isolate FSJ_1873_10779 unplaced genomic scaffold, UR_Acoe_1.0 HiC_scaffold_315, whole genome shotgun sequence genome, gggtcccgctcaggccgttggtgtttcctcagtgcctggaggtggttttgccccaggtccctttggggagctgtgacagccccgggtggggggggggggcgtctcACCCCGCCCTGAGCAcgtgggggacagaggtggcaatggcagaggggtgggactcagcggcccaggccacctgctgtcatttgaccctttcctctgccggctcttgcagcaggaagctccttCGGCAGAGGATGCACGCGTTGCCGgtgagtgctggaggctgcgcagggctgagcagagcgaggcaggatcctgccgagtccctgggcgagccgggacgaggaggatggaggcaggagagggggcagggctggtgcgcaCCTCTCACCgctggctgtcccacaggcgtggcagcgggacggcagccgcgtcctgaaggacatctcgcagctgcaggagcgcagggacagagcgcggcggcgccgcagggagcccgaggatgaggtgaggggggcagcgagagctggggggcagggaggggacagaggggtgctgacgccgtgtcccccccgctgcaggagggctttgtggccaagaagctgccgaggccgggccagcggagccatggggccgccaggagggagccccttgccgagagcccctgggccgcatcagagctgctggtgagagaggctggagggctcgggagggcagcagcgatgggtgatgccggggctgcacgcgtgggagctgccgctccgagctgcccgcgtggcctggagagctgcggaggtgggagatggccgggccggggggtcacggggacagcccgtgcgtctccaaagctggaaggcaccggcaggtggtggatggagctcgcctatgggatccgtgcctgcctgcggctgggaagcagctggcaggacttgtgcccatttcacgatctcctctgcctgtgccccaagtctccccagctgctgccctggcagagcgatgccaccgtgccccaggagaaggagaacgtGGTGAGCACGCCGGTGATgagcaaggaggaggcaaagctggtacgtgggagcctttgggaagtggacagagccccacaatcccctcttggggtctccactggggcgtctggggccgctgcttggtgagcagcagcagcccagagactgtgggcttgtcttggtcacggggagcgggagcctcggccgctgccctgctggtgctggggcttgccagagcgccaggcagcagcgcgggctctccccacagcggCCGGGGAAGCGCAGCCAGTGCCGGCAGCTGTCCCGCTCGCCCTCGGAGCCGGGCAGTGTCGCCAGGCCCGTCCTGAAGCGGGGACAGCCCTCGGACAGCGACAGCCCTGTGGAGGCCAAGCGGCAGAGGAGGGTggccggcagccctggccaggaggcgtcgctggagccggtgggtgctggggaaggtgtgggctgagagccagcgtgtccctggcgggcctgggccccggcccggctctggcagagccgctgctgacatttgggggtgtctctggctggtgcctcggcagggagcgtggctggagccttcccgctccgcccggcgtGAGGAGCTCGAGAACCTGCTGGCCAACGATGACCAGGAGCTCATCGGGGATTTCTCCAAGGTAGGGCCACgaggatggggcaggtgagggggtgcccCCATCATTCGGAACggggagcatggctggagccccgcagcgctgtgagagcccaaagcgagctggtggcccatgcctggggccacggggccttggggccgtgacttgccagcctgcagcatcgctgcggtgcatgaagagccccatggccgctcctctgctccagccgtgtggcacagccccgtctatgtggcccttgccctcccgcgggggcacagctggccgctcgggggcttgtgggctggggcgacaggttgcaggcctgggaggtgtccttggaatggggctgagcccagagcctgtctgttgcagcctcacctcctgccGACGGTGGAGGGCAAGGAGCCGGGCCTGAAGTACATCTCCCCTGAGACGGtaagggggctgcagcccctccccggcccccccgaggggctgcctgcctgctctcgccctgtcccccggctgtccccccctttggtgacgcgctccccccgcagctggcggcggtgctggcggggcacttcagcagcagcatcgagAGCAGCCTCGTCGTGGACTGCCGCTATCCCTACGAGTACGAGGGGGGCCACGTCAAGGTCAGAAGCCCCTCGTGGCCCTGGGGCCGGGAGGAAGGGCGGGGTCCGAAGCACCCTCGGAGGTGCTGAGCCCACGGCGAGGGCTCGAGCAGCCCCCCCGGAGGGCACTGAGCCGCCCGGTggggtggagcagcccctgggcagtgccgagccaccccctgaagggctggttcgcagctgcaaggaggagggtgaCGGTGTCCCAGGACCGCGGGtgacggtgctgctgggggaggcttgggggcagcgtccttgagtcgctgcacaaaatgcaatgggacacggagggggaaaaggcgccTTCTCTGCCTCGCCAGGGCGCTGTCAACCTGCCGCTGCAGCGGGACGTGGAGGaatcgctgctggagcagcccatcgtgcccctggactccagcaggagggtgatcgtcatcttccactgcgagttctctgttgagcgggggcccaaaatgtgagtgatggcccggggggcccgctgggctctgccagccgcgGATCCCGGCACGGGGGTGATGCCGCGCGTTTTGTCCGTGGCACAGGTGCAAGTTCCTGCGGGAGAGGGATCGCCGCTGCCACGAGTACCCCCAGCTGCACTACCCCGAGCTGTACGTGCTGAAGGGCGGCTACCGGGAGTTCTTCCTCCAGTTCCCGGTGAgtgccgtccccgtgtcccctcggtggcAGGCGGTCGGCGCcgagagggaagaagtggcgggggcacacggcggtggcgaggggcagctgtggctctgagcatcctcgccgccacgggcggggatctgcagggccggcggctgctgtgctgcgggggctgacggagccgtccgtggcttgcagagccactgcgagccccgggactatcggcccatgctgcactccgcgttcaaggaggagctgcgcaagttccgcgggcagaggcggctccgcgagcgcggccggcgggcgctcttcagccgcgggcgggacctgtgagcgcccgggggtctctcagccgcgtcggggcagcgctggagctgggaacggaggAAGGCTTCCCTTGGCTGCGGATGCGCCTCGCCTGCTCGCTCGGGTTTGCTGcgatggctttggggtggtagtttttgttcagagcggttttgcgtttgttcgttgcaaatatttttgtgtttgttcgttgttgcaaatatttttttgttcgttgttcgaaatattttgtgtttgtttgttgttataaatatttttgcgtttgtttgttgttctaaatacttttgtgtttgtttccggTTAGGAATAGTTTTGTGTTCGTTGTTATCAATATTTCTGAGTGTCTCCGTTGTTAGGATTGTTCGCTGCAGTCTCTGTTAATAAAG is a window encoding:
- the LOC138101524 gene encoding M-phase inducer phosphatase 2-like encodes the protein MSLCGGRGLPGLAAISPLPSPGTAPLTPLDKADPAGPARHRDTPKRGHGGLPLPRLWHTPSPQPLASDCGRHSLSCQPPDAGLEPDFPTQQKPAAAQEDSQRTMPAFGRALKDRKLLRQRMHALPAWQRDGSRVLKDISQLQERRDRARRRRREPEDEEGFVAKKLPRPGQRSHGAARREPLAESPWAASELLVREAGGLGRAAAMGDAGAARVGAAAPSCPRGLESCGGGRWPGRGVTGTARASPKLEGTGRWWMELAYGIRACLRLGSSWQDLCPFHDLLCLCPKSPQLLPWQSDATVPQEKENVVSTPVMSKEEAKLRPGKRSQCRQLSRSPSEPGSVARPVLKRGQPSDSDSPVEAKRQRRVAGSPGQEASLEPGAWLEPSRSARREELENLLANDDQELIGDFSKPHLLPTVEGKEPGLKYISPETLAAVLAGHFSSSIESSLVVDCRYPYEYEGGHVKGAVNLPLQRDVEESLLEQPIVPLDSSRRVIVIFHCEFSVERGPKMCKFLRERDRRCHEYPQLHYPELYVLKGGYREFFLQFPSHCEPRDYRPMLHSAFKEELRKFRGQRRLRERGRRALFSRGRDL